One window from the genome of [Clostridium] celerecrescens 18A encodes:
- a CDS encoding YjjW family glycine radical enzyme activase has protein sequence MRAAINKMIPLSVVDGPGCRTAVFVQGCNIACAYCHNPETQRLCNGCGVCVSQCPARALSLSGKHVIWDEAVCTQCDHCILVCPNYASPKVLYIEAVDVWEKISKNIPFIQGITVSGGECSLYPEFLTELFTLAGNAGLSCFLDSNGCVDLTKHPELMAVTDKVMLDVKAWDSKVFHRLTGGDNRIVKKNLNYLAQSGKLYEVRLVCLDGESSSGLAEDKDVDMEEVIRGVAAEVTPYLEDFKLKLITFRNHGVRSEMEHRKSPTQDQMEKLKELAVQCGFKEIQIV, from the coding sequence GTGAGAGCCGCGATCAACAAAATGATCCCCTTAAGCGTAGTAGACGGGCCGGGCTGCCGGACTGCGGTGTTTGTCCAGGGCTGCAATATCGCCTGTGCTTACTGCCATAACCCGGAGACACAGAGGCTGTGCAATGGCTGCGGCGTTTGTGTCAGCCAGTGTCCGGCAAGAGCTTTATCCCTATCAGGGAAACATGTAATATGGGATGAGGCGGTCTGTACCCAGTGTGATCATTGCATATTGGTCTGTCCCAATTACGCATCTCCCAAGGTGCTGTATATAGAGGCTGTGGACGTATGGGAAAAGATTTCAAAGAATATACCGTTTATCCAGGGGATCACGGTATCCGGCGGCGAATGCAGCCTGTATCCGGAATTTCTCACAGAATTGTTCACGCTTGCAGGAAATGCCGGATTATCCTGTTTTCTGGACAGCAATGGCTGCGTGGATCTTACAAAGCATCCGGAGCTCATGGCTGTGACGGATAAAGTCATGCTGGATGTAAAAGCGTGGGACTCTAAGGTGTTTCACCGGCTGACAGGCGGAGATAATCGTATTGTTAAAAAGAATCTGAACTATCTGGCCCAGTCAGGTAAATTATATGAGGTAAGGCTCGTGTGTCTGGATGGGGAATCTTCTTCCGGTCTGGCAGAAGACAAAGATGTGGATATGGAGGAGGTCATCAGAGGCGTGGCCGCCGAAGTAACCCCTTATCTGGAGGATTTTAAGTTAAAGCTTATTACATTCCGCAATCATGGGGTAAGAAGCGAAATGGAACATCGTAAAAGCCCTACACAGGACCAGATGGAGAAATTAAAGGAACTGGCGGTTCAATGTGGGTTTAAAGAAATACAAATCGTATAG